From the candidate division KSB1 bacterium genome, one window contains:
- a CDS encoding GTP-binding protein yields the protein MAKAKFERKKPHVNIGTIGHVDHGKTTLTAAITQVLSR from the coding sequence ATGGCGAAGGCGAAGTTTGAGCGGAAGAAGCCGCACGTGAACATAGGGACGATAGGGCATGTGGATCATGGGAAGACGACGTTGACGGCGGCGATTACGCAGGTCTTGAGTCG